The nucleotide window CAACGTCTACGCGAGCCAGATCGAGGCAGTCATGGTCGGCATCGACGAGGTGGCACCCCACTACCGAATCGATCTCCGTCGTGAGGACAGCCTCGACACGATGGCGATCACCGTCGAACCACACGAGCGCTCCACGACCACCCCGGTGGAGCTCCGTGCGACGATCGAGGAGCGACTCGGCGAGGAGCTCGACGTCTCGCCCGACGACATCGACGTGGTCGAACCCGGGACGATCGAGCGCACCGAGGTCGGCAAGGTGAAGCGGGTGTTCGATCACCGGTAGTCCGCCGGTCAGCGGCAGTTCGCCGTCTATCAATATAAAAATTAGCTGAAATCTTCGCACTTTCCAATTTCACGGATTGGCTATCTGTTGAAATTGGCGTGCGAGATAGAGGGCGCGTATTTTGCACATCGGCTCGCCAGCGGTATGCTCATCAGGTGACTCATCGCCCAATCGTCAACATATTTTTAATTCCCCCCCCCCTGACGGTCGCACGTTTGTCAGATCAGCCGACAATAGCACCAATTGAGAAAAGTATCCAGCCAACTCCGACCCCGACGACCGCTCCCCACCACGGAAATCCCTCAACGAAATACTCCGCGAAAGCCGTGCCGCCACCTCTTCCAGAAAGAAAAAACATCATCGTCAATATACCAACAAACATCAGGGATTTGCCAATAGCTCCGGTTATATCGGGACGCATATTAGTCAGTTAGAGTCCGTGCTCACAGTATTTTTACGGTACTTCGGCCAAATCACTAGAACCACAACGAGAATAAGACCCATCAGAACACCTTGCAATCTACTTGAAATGTCGCGTAGGAGTATCGGTGACAGAACGAACAAAAAAAGCACCTCAAAGACGACAGTGAGAGCAAGCGTTTCGAGAAACCGACGAACTGCGCCTTTTTCATATAGCATTAAAACCAGGTCGATTCTTAGCCGATAAATAGCTGTTGGCAAAAAACTCCGACGATACTCATCATTAGATTCGGATGACCTCACATATCTCACAACCATTCGCCAAAACATCTCTTCGGTGGTGATCGCAAGATTCTCACGGCTCACAGGGGCTGGAGGGCTGGCAGGATAATACTCACGAGCATCAACAAGAGGGTAAAAGATAGCCACAGAGGTTAATGTGAGATACACCCTCTGTATCTTGCACGCCGTTTCTGGCAGTTTACGAGGGAGATTGCTATGAGAGGTATGAGGACTTCTGCTAAACACTATAGTTCAGGCGAACAGCTGCGAGAACAGCGCGTGCTGGCCGCGATGGAGGCGCTCGATGAAGGCCGATTTACTGATCCCGATATCGTCGGCGACCTCCGCGGCGGTCGCACCCCGCGGAACGGTGAAGTAGCCACGCTCGACGGCCGCCCTGAGCGCCTCCTCCTGTCTGGGAGTCACGTTCCAGCGCGTCGCGATCGCCCCCTCGTCGTCGGCCTGGAGCGGGTAGGCACGTTCGAGCGCGACGCCGACGGTCTCACCGGCGGTGTTCAGCACGCCCCTGAGGACGTCGTGTCCGACGACTGCACCGGTGACGGTCGCACTGCCCTCGCGATAGCGCAGCGATTCGACGATGAGGCCCGCGCTCACGAGGTCGTGGACCACACAGGGCTGTTTCGAGAGACAGCGACCGTTCTGTCGCCCGTCGACCCTGGCGAGGTGGAGATAGCGGATGCGCTCGTCGCCGTCGAGCGCCGTCGCGAATTCGGGCGATTCGGGGGCGGTGAAGCTCAGCAGGGCGTTGCCGTCGGCGCGCAGCTGTGGCGGCTGGGCGTCGATCTCGATGCCCGCCGCCCGCGTGGCGTCGGCCAGCGGGCAGTCGTCGTCACGCACGCGGAACTCGACGACGAGACACTCGTCGATCACGACCGTCGTCACCGCCGCACACGTATAAACCCCGCCTATAGACGTGTGAAGGTCTATGATGATAGAACGACGATGTGGATGTGTACCAATGGACCTCGACACAGTGAAAGAGCGCGCCGGGCCGCGCCAGTTCAGCCCGGACGACGACATGCCGCGGAAGTACCGCGAGGCGGCGACGCGGATGATCCAGTTCCACGCGAACTCGGAGATCATGGGTGCGTATCTCGAACGGCCGTTCATCCGTGAGGCCCCGAGCCTCGACCGCAAACTGGCCTACTCGGCGAAGACCCAGGACGAGCTCGGCCACGGCCAACTGTTGTATCGAGCGGCCGAGTCGCTGGGAATCAAGACGCGCGAGCAGATGCTCGACGAACTCGCCAACGGGGAGGGGAAGTTCCTCAACTGTTTCCACTACCCGATGGAGTCGTGGGTCGAGACGCCGATGATCGCCTTCTTCGTCGACGGCGCGGCGATGCGCCGGCAGGCCACCCTCAAGCGAACGAGCTGGGAGCCGTACGCCCACGCGATGGACAAGGTCGTCTTCGAGGAGGGGTTCCACATCAAACACGGCGAGTCCATCCTGAAGGAGCTCGCCACAGGCTCGAAACGCGAACAGGAGATGGTGCAGGACGCCTTCGAGACCTGGTGGCCGCGCATCATCCAATTCTTCGGGCCGACCGACGACGACTCGACCCATCACGACTTCTCCGCCGAGGTCGGGCTGAAGCAGATGACCAACGACGAGCTCCGGCAGTCGTTCCTCAACCAGTATCTCCCGAAAGCCGAAAAATACGGGCTCGAGATCCCGGATACGCCGACCATCGAGCAGGACGAGAATGGGAATTATCGGGTCGCCGAGGACGAACTCGACTGGGAGGAGTTCTTCCAGATCGCCAAAAACGAGTACGATCCCGGTCGGGGCCAGATCAACTCGCGCAAGCGCGCCCACGACGCGGTCGAGTGGGTTCGCGAGACGCTCGACGAGTACGAAACCACCACGAGCGGCCACGCGCCGCAGGCGGCCGACTGAGATGAGTACTAACAGATGATTTGGGAAGTGTTCCGACAGGAGGGAGCCGGCAAGTACCACACCCACTGCGGGAACGTCCACGCGCCGGATCGCGAGATGGCGCTCATGTTCGCACAGATTCAGCACGGCCGGCGCAAGCCCACCCACAGCATCTGGGTCACGCCACAGCAGGAGATCGGTGAGGTGAACGAGGACGGCGCGACCTTCGGCGGCACCACGGACAAGGGCTACCGCTGGGCGACCCAGTACAACATCACGGCCGCCGCCGAGGAGGTCGCAGACTCCGAAAGCGAGCAGGCCGACGCCGAGAAGGAACGGGGGCGGCGCTGATGGCCACCACCGAGAGCCTCTCCGGGCCGAACGATCTCGACGAGCGCGAGCGCGCGGCCGTCGAAAGCCTGCTCTACCGGCTGGCCGACGACGAGTTCGTCCTCGCTGACCGCTACACCGACTGGCAGGTGCGCGCGCCCACGGTCGAATCCGACATCGCGATCGCCAACATCGCCCAGGACGAACTCGGCCACGCGCGGCTCTGGTACGACCTGCTGGAGGACTTCGGCCACTCCGAGCCGGACCTGATCTGGGAGCGCGACCCCGATAGCTTCCGGCACAGCACGCTCTGTGAACTGCCCTTCGCCGAGGGCGATTGGGCCGACGCCATCGTGCGGAGCTATCTCTACGACGAAGCGGAGATCCTTCGATTGCGGGCGCTCGAAGACTCCTCGTACCCGCGCATCCGTGACCGCGTCGGCAAGGTGATGGGCGAGGAGGACTATCACCGCGAGCACGCCGAGAACTGGCTCCGCCGGCTCGTGGGCGGCGACGAGGGACGCGAGCGCGTCCAAGACGCCGCCGACGAACTGTTTCCCTACGCGCTGACGCTGTTCGAGGAAACCGAGGACGACGAAGCGATCGACGACCTGGGGATCCGCACCCGCTCGCTTGCCGATATGCGCGACGAGTGGGTCGAGACCGTCACCGGGACGCTGACCGAGGTCGGGATCGACGCTCGCGCACCCGCGACCGATGAAGACGGACGGGTGGTGAGCGACGAACTACCCGATCACGTCGGGCGGGATGGCGACCACACCGATCACTGGACGACTCACTACGACGAGATCACGAACACCTACCGCGAGCTCGGTCGCGATCACGCGGCGCGGCTGATGGAGGATCCCGACGATGAGTAGCGAGTCAGGTATCGATCCCGAGTTCGACCCGGACGCCAAATACTGTGCGTACACCGACTACGAATCGGGCGAGACCGTCGAAGCGCTGCCCGCGACCGGTAAGGGAAGTACCGGGATCGAGCGCGCGGTCTGGGACGCGCTCTACGAGATCGACGATCCCGAGATGCCGATCAGCATCGTCGATCTGGGGCTGATCTACGGGGTCACGGTCGACGAAGGCCACGCACGGGTCGACATGACGCTTACCTACACCGGGTGTCCGGCGCGCGACATGCTTCAGGAGACCGTTCGCAAGCGAATCGCGGCGGTCGAGGGCGTCGACGATGCCGAACTGCGGCTCGTCTGGTCGCCCGAGTGGACCGTCGAGATGGTCACCGAACAGGGCAAAAACGACCTCCGGGAGTTCGGGTTGAGCATCTGATGAATAGAACTACGGACCCGAGCGTCGAGACCACAGGGAAAGACGAGCGGGCTGAGTGCCCGTACTGCGAATCGACGAACACCGAGCGCGAGCATCCGAAAGGGCCATCGCTCTGTCGGTCGATGCACTACTGTCACGACTGCAACCAACCGTTCGAGAAGTTCGAATAATCACTCATTACAATGTCTTCAGAAACACAGCAGATCGACGATAGCCGCGACGAGATCAAGGACCGCCACCGCGAGGCGCGCGACGAACTGCTCGCCGACTCGTACGACCACTACATCGGCGGCGAGTGGGTCGAAAGCGCTTCGGGCGAAACCTTCGAGACGCGCGACCCCACGACGGGCGAGCTGCTCGCGGAGGCACAGGCCGGCAACAGCGAGGATGTCGACCGCGCGGTCGAGGCAGCGTGGGAGGCCTACGAGACCGAGTGGGCCGACACCGACGGGACGAAACGCCAGCGCCTGCTCACCGAGATCGCCGATCGCATCGAGGAGAATCGAAGCGAAATCGCGCGGATCGAGACGCTCGACAACGGCAAACCGATCCGCGAGGCGCGCGCCGACGTCGCGCTCGTCGCCGACCAGTTCCGCTACTTCGCGGGCGCGGCCCGCACGCACGGCGGCGAGACCGTTCCCTCGGGAAGTGGCAAATCGATCCAGACGCTCCGCGAACCCTACGGTGTGATCGGCGCGGTCGTGCCCTGGAATTTCCCGCTGCTGATTGCTTCATGGAAGCTCGCGCCGGCGCTGGCCGCCGGCAACTGCGTCGTGCTCAAACCCGCCGAACAGACCCCGCTGTCGATCCTCAGAGTCATGGAGGAGATCGACGACGTGCTTCCCGATGGCGTCGTCAACGTCGTGACGGGCTACGGCGAGGAGGCGGGCGCGCCGCTGACGGGTCACTCCGACGTGCGAAAGGTCTCCTTCACGGGATCGACCGCGGTCGGCAAGGAGGTCATGAAGGCCGCCGCGGAGAACGTCGCGGATGTGACCCTCGAACTCGGTGGAAAGAGCCCCGTGGTGGTGTTCCCGGATGCCGACGTCCAGCAGGCGGTGCGGGTGATGATGATCGCCATGTTCTACAACACCGGCGAGTGTTGCACCGCTGGAACGAGACTATTCGTCCACGAGGAGATCTACGAGGAGTTCATGGATGCCTTCGTCGAGAGCGCCGAGGGGCTCCGGATGGGCGATCCGCTCTCGAAGGATACTCGATTGGGCCCCAAAGTCTCCGAGGAGCAGGTCGAGCGCACGCTCTCGTACATCGAGCAGGCCAGGGAGGACGGCGCACGGATCGTGACTGGTGGGAAGCAGCCCGAAGACGACGCTCTCGCGGACGGCTGTTTCGTCGTCCCCACGGTGATCGACGAGATCGACCACGATTCCGAACCCGTGCAGGAGGAGATCTTCGGCCCCGTGGAAGAGGTCTTCGCGTGGTCGGACTACGATGAAATGATCGAGCAGGCCAACGACGTCGATTACGGGCTCGCGGCGGGGCTCATCACGAACGACCTGTCGAAGGCGAATCGCGCCGCACGGGACATCGAGGCGGGCAACATCTGGGTCAACCAGTACAACGACTTCCCCGCGGGCCAGCCGTTCGGCGGGTTCAAACAGTCGGGTATCGGCCGCGAGCAGGCCGAAGAGACCCTCGATCACTACTCGCAGACCAAGACGATCAACATGAATCTGTAGCGCCGAGCGCTCCCGACCGACTGCTGTCGTCCAGGACTACTCGGCGCGGAAGACCGGTGCGATCTCCCCTGATTCGTCGATAGCGCCGTCGAAGACCACGCGATCGCCGATCTCGACGTCACCCTCAATCCGGGCGGTCACGCGCGCGCCGTCGAGTTGCACAGTCCCAACCTGATACGGGCCCTCGAAGCCCGTCGGCGGCACCTGGACCGTCGTTTCCGAATAAACCTCGCCCTCTTCGGGGAGTTCGGTCGTTTCCAGATCGCGGCCGCCACAATCGTTACAGACGGCGAACGGCGTACCGTAGGTCGCCCCACAGTCACCACAGCGCACGCCGAGCAGGTCGCCGTCTTCGAGTGCTGCTGTCCAGCCGTCGTGCGTGAGGCTCATCCGCGCACCTCCATAACCGACACGACAGTTGTCGCGGCGTCGCCACCAAGATTGTGCGCCACGGCCTTCTCCGCGCCGTCGATCTGGCGTTCGCCAGTGTCACCCCGGAGCTGTTCGGTGAGTTCGACGATCTGCGCAGTCCCGGTAGCGCCGATCGGGTGGCCCTTCGCCTTCAGCCCGCCCGAGGGGTTGATCGGTCGGTCGCCGTTCATTCCTGTGCGCCCCTCCGCGGCTGCGGAACCACCCTCGCCGTCCTCGAAGAAGCCGATCGCTTCGCTCGCCATCACCTCGGCCCCGGTGAAGCAGTCGTGAACCTCGGCGAAGGCCATTTCATCAGCACTCGTCCCCGCCTGCTCGTAGGCCTGCGCGGCGGCGTCGCGGGCGGCCTGCGTCGCGTGTGGGACGGGTTTCGCGCTCAACGGGACGACGTCCGTCGCGTGGCCGACGCCGCTCACGTCCACAGGGTCATCGAACGAGTCGGCGCGGTCGTCGCTCGTGACGATCACGGCGCTCGCACCGTCCGAAAACGGACAGCAGTCCATCAGGTGGAACGGATCGGCGACGATGGGCGAGTCGAGCACCTCTTCGACGGTCGTTTCTTTGCCGAAGTGGGCGTTCGGATTACGAGTCCCGTTTTTGTGGTTCTTCACGGCGACGTGGGCGAGCTGCTCCTCGGTCGTACCGTGTTCGTGCATGTGGCGTTTGGTGAGCAGCGCGAACACGCCCGGGAAAGTGAGTCCTGTCGGCTGCTCGTAGTGGCGATCCGAAGCGGAGGCGAAGATGCGCGTCATCTCGCCAGTGCCCAACCCTGTCTCGGGCGTGCAGCGCTCGACGCCACCCACCAATACTGTGTCGTGGATCCCCGCCTCGACGGCCTCGACGGCGTTCTTGAACGCGTTCGCGGAAGTCGCACACGCGTCCTCGTAGCGCTGGCAGGGCACGCCCGCGAGACCGACCTGGGAGGCGACCCCCGGGGCGAGATGGGTGTCGTTTTCGGTCTGGCCGCCCATCGCGTTGCCGAAGTAGAGCGCGTCGATCTCGTCCGGATCGACCCTGGCGTCGTCGTACGCGCCGAGCGCCGCCTCGGCGAACAGCTCCGACAGCGTGCTTTCGTGGACGCCGAACGTCGTCATGTCGGCACCCACGACGCTTGCTCGTGTCATCAACAATGGTTGGAGATGGTTGCACAAAGGCCTACCGAGGTGGAGTGCAGCGCAGTCGCGCTGCGTTTCGCTTTCCGTTCGACGAATCGACGACGATCGAGAACGAACTACGACAGCTGACTCTTGATGACTTTCCCGGTGGGATTGCGCGGGAGGCTCTCGCGGAACTCCACCTCGCGCGGGAGTTTGAACGCCGCGAGACGGTCCCCGACGACCGATCGAACCTCATCGGTGGTCATCGAGATCCCCTCGCGGAGAACCACCACGGCTTTGACGCGCTCGCCCCACGTCTCGTCGGGAACGCCGACAACACCCGCCGCGGCGATGTCTTCGTGGTCTTCGAGGGCGGCCTCGATTTCGGTGGGATAGACGTTCTCGCCGCCGGAAACTATCATGTCGTCGTGTCTATCGACGAAATAGACGAACCCCTCCTCGTCGCGGCGCACGAGGTCCGATGAGACGAAATACCCCTCGTCGTCGAACACGTCGTCGGTCTTTTCGGGCATCCCGAGATACTCGCGGAACGCGGTCGCACCTTTGTAGGCCGCACGACCGACCGCCCCCTGTTCGACCTCCGCACCGTCGTCGTCGACGATTTTGAGTGTGACGTTGATGATGGGCTTGCCGATGCTGTCGGGTTTTTCGAGCGCGTCCCCGGGATGGAGAATGGTCGTCACCGGCGACAGCTCCGTCTGGCCGAACACTTCGTAGAGATCTGCATCGAAAGCGTTCATCACGGTCCGTTTGAGCTCCTCGCTTGAGGGGGCCGCACCGGTCATGTACGACTCGAACGACGAGAGATCGTACTCCTCGAAACCAGCAACGGCGAGCATCGCGCGGCTCATCGTCGGAACGAAAAACGAACCGGTGATGTTCGCTTCGTCGATGATTTCGAGGGTGCGAACGGGGTCGAACTCCTCGACGAGATGGGTCGTGGAGCCGGCATAGAAGGTGTTGTTGAACACCCCGAGCGCCGCGATGTGGAACAGCGGTGTGACGATGAGGAATCTGTCTGCGTTTTCCTCGAATCCAGCGCTGTACACCGTATTCACCGAGTTCTGGAGCAGATTGTCGTGGGTGAGAACACAGCCTTTCGGTTGCCCCGTCGTTCCGCTGGTGTACAGCAACGCTGCATCGTCCAAGCGGTTCGGCACCACGTCGATGCGCTCGTCTGCTGCGGCGTCGCGGGTGGTCCGGAAGTCGTCCGCGAACGATGGCGTGTCCGCGCCGACGTAGAGATACTCTTCGACCGGTGTCTCGCTCTCTCGAACGGCGTGGATGGTCGATGTGGCGTCGCTATCGAACACGCAGAGACACGCCCCGCTGTCGCGGAGAACGTAGCCGACTTCTTCGTCCTTGAACCGATGGTTGACCGGGACCGGCAGCGCGCCGAGTTTCATCGCGCCGTAGTACGTCTCCAGCGTTTCGACGTTGTTCTGCATGTACACTGCAATCCGGTCGCCCGCCTCGACGCCGCGCTCGCGGAGCAGATGTGCTACTCGGTCGACGCGCTCGTTGAACTCGGCGAAGGTGAGCGACTCGGAACCCGTCTCGGTCTCCATCACGAGACAGTCCTCGTCGGCGTGTCGTTTGGCGTTCGCCTCCGCCACGTGGCCGAACGTGAGTCCGCGCATAATAGTCATACGATAGCAGTTCACATATAACTGTGTCCTGTAACTACTGGCCCGCCATTTGGCCAGAGATCACTCGGTCAGTGGGCCGCGTAGCCCCCGTCGACGACGTGGATCTCGCCGGTGGCGTACGAGGCCGCCGGGCCTGCGAGATAGATCGCCGCGCCGGCGATCTCCTCGGGATCGGCGAACCGATCCTGTGGGATCTCGGCGAGGAGCTCCTCGTGGATCGATTCGTTTCCCCTGACGCCCGCGGTGAATTCGGTCTTCACGTAGCCCGGGGCGATCGCGTTGACGCGGATGGCGGGTGCCCACTCGACGGCGAGGGTTCGCGTCATGCCGACCAGCGCGTGCTTCGAGGCCGTGTAGGGGACCTGGTGAGGGAGCCCGACGACCCCGCCGACGCTGGCGACGTTCACGACGCTTCCCTCGCCATCGCGCTCGTCGATGCGGCGGGCGAACTCGCGCGCACAGCGGAAGGCCCCGGTCGCGTTCACGTTCATGATCTCCTCCCAGGTCTCGATCGCGAGCTCCCGAGCATCGCCGAAATACGGGTTCGTGCCGGCGTTATTCACGAGTACGTCGACCGGACCGAACACGCCCTCAGCACGGTCGAACGCCGCCTCGACGTGGGCTATCTCGGTCACGTCCGCCGTGCAGGTGACGGCCTCGTCTCCGTTCGTCTCGATGCGCTCAACGGTCGCTTCGAGATCGTCTTCGGAGCGCGCGAGCGCGACCACCCTCGCTCCGGCATCGGCCATCGCGACGGCGATCTCCTCGCCGATGCCGCGGCTGGCACCCGTCACGAGCGCGACTTTCCCGTCGAGCGAGAACCGTTCGAGTTCCATGACCCTTCTCCGCCAGCGGGAACCATAAGCGTCGAGCCGACGTTCGAGAACTGTCACGAACAATCAGTCATAGCCAGTGTTATGGGAACGCCCCACAGAGCCAGCGTATGGCACTGGCGACTCCGGACCTGAGCGGTCACACGGCGTTCATCACCGGTACGACGCGGGGCATCGGCAAGCGGATCGCGCTCGCGCTCGCCGAGGCCGGCTGTAACGTCGTCTCGACGGGCAAGACCGTCGACGACAGCGATAGCGATCTCGACGGGACGATCCACGAGACCGCCGCCGAGTGCGAGGAGCGCGGCGTCGACGCACACGCCATCCAGCTGAACCTGCGCGACGAGCAGCAGGTCGAGGCGGCCGCCGCCGAGGCGATCGACGTCTTCGGCGAAGTCGATATCGTGATCAACAACGCGAGCGCCATCCAGATGGCACCCGTCGAGGAACTCCCAGCCAACCGGTTCGACCTGTTGACCGACGTGAACATCCGGGGGACCTATCTCACCTGTCGGGCGTTCGCTCCCCATCTCCAGGAGATCGGTGGCGGGCAGATCCTGACGAACGCGCCCCCGGTGAAGATGGATCGTGCACCCGGCGAGGCGGCCTACGCGTGGTCGAAGATGGGGATGACGTTCGTGACGCTCTCGCTCGCGAGCGAACTCCGCGGAACGGGGATCTCGGCCAACAGTTTCTGGCCCGTAACGGCCATCGACACGCGCGCGACGCGCTACTTCGGCATGGGAACGGAGGACGACTGGCGCTCGCCGGCCATCGTCGCCGATACCGTGCTCGAACTGCTCGACCGCGACGAGGAGTTCACCGGCAACGCCGTCTACGACGAGGACGTGCTCCGCGAGGCCGGCGTCACCGACTTCGAGCGCTACAACTGTACCGAGGGCGATCCGACCCCGCTCTCGGCACAACTGTTCGATCCCGACTACGAACGGCTGTAGCTGTCCGTTCCGCCCGTAGTGGGGAAGGAGAGAGGGGGAAGGGAGAGGAGAGGGAGAATCGTCGAGCCGGAACGAGCGATACAGCCTTCAGTCGTCACCGTTTCGTCTGTCCATGAATCGAGCACGGCTCGGAGCGATCGGTGCAGTGACGGTCGGGAGCGCACTCGCGGTCTGGAGCGCCTTTGGAGTGCTGCGCTCGCGATCGGCCGAACGGGTCGACTACACCGTCGAACGGACGATCGACGACCGGACCGAGATCAGGCGCTATCCGGAGCTCGTCCGCGTCGAAACAACAGGCGACTCGACACGCGAGGCGTTCGGTCGGCTGTTCGACTACATCCAGGGAGCGAACGAGTCGCGATCGGACGTCTCGATGACCGCTCCCGTACGGACCGACGAGGGCACTGGCGAGAACGCTGGCGATGACAAGGGGGCGGGGGAGGAAATCGAGATGACCGCACCCGTGCGGACGGCGAACGGTGCCGATTCGGAATCGGTGTCGATGACGGCTCCCGTCCGTACCGATACGGGCGATGACGGCGTCGAAATGGGGTTCTATCTGCCGTCGAAATACACGCCGAACACCGCGCCGCGGCCGACGAACTCGCAGGTGTCGCTCGCGGTCGAAGCGCCACGCTCGGTGGCGACGCGGCGCTTCTCCTGGTGGCGGCCCGACTGGCGGACGCGCCGACAGGCGTCGAAACTCTTGGATTCGCTTGCCGACAGCGACGTCGAACCCGTCGGCGAACCGTTCAGTCTCGGATACAACGACCCATCCACTCCGCCCTTCCTCCGAACCAACGAGGTCGCCGTCGACGTCGAGTGGGCGGACGCGGTGCCGACGGCGGAGGCGTCCGGTGGCGAGGACGCACCGGATCTCGGTGGCGATTAGCGACTAGCGATCACTGGAGATAGCTCGGGTCCTCGGCGTCACAGGCCTCCTCGTGCTGTGCGGCCTCCTGGTCATCGTCGAACATGAGCCCGCAGTGTTCGCACTCGTGCCACGTGGTCCCGTCACGCTCGGTTTCGACCACCATACCGGATGTGGACCATCGACGACCAAAGGTGTTGTCCCCAGTGGGAACGCTGAAGGCTGTCGGTCCGCCAGTCGGAGTATGGCCGGTGGGGACGCCGACGGCGTCGAACTTACTGTCGAAGGTGCACAGAAGCGGGATGCGGGTCGGGGCGTCGCACGCCTGCCGGAGGCGGCCCGACACACGCTTGGCGTGCTGAGCGGCGACACGGTCGTCATCGACGGCGAACGCGCCACGGTGGCAAAGGTCTGGCCCGCGAGCGGCGACCTCGCCGGCGATCGAGTCCGTATCGACGCCGATACACGGACGAACGCGGGCGTGACCGTCGGCGACTCCGTTACCGTGTCGCCCGTCACGGTCGCCGAGGCGACGCGCGTGACCGTCGACGTCCCCGAAACCCTCGATGCGGACGACGATCTCACCGCACTCGTCACACGCGCGCTGCTCGATCGCCCGATCAAGGCCGGCGAGCAGCTGCGCATCGAACGACTCGGGCCAGCGCCGCTCACGATCGAGTCGACTACGCCCGAGGGCACCGTCCGCGTCACGCAGGAGACGACGATCGCGCTTCGCGGTGGGGCCGATCTCGAAACGGACACGACGACCACGACGAACGCGACGCCGACGACGGGAACGACCGACGCGAGCGAGGGAGCGGCTCGGGTCACCTACGAGGACATCGGCGGGCTGGACGAGGAGCTCGATCAGGTGCGGGAGATGATCGAACTCCCGCTCTCGGAGCCTGAACTGTTCCAGGAGCTCGGTATCGAGCCGCCCTCCGGCGTGTTGCTTTACGGGCCACCAGGGACGGGCAAGACGTTGATCGCGCGGGCGGTCGCCGGCGAGGTCGACGCCTTCTTCACGACGATCTCGGGCCCGGAGATCGTCTCGAAATACAAGGGTGAATCCGAGGAGAAGCTCCGCGAGGCGTTCGATCGGGCCGAGGAGAACGCTCCCTCCGTCGTGTTCATCGACGAGATCGACTCGATCGCGAGCGCGCGCGGCGACGACGCCGACATGGAGACGCGCGTCGTTGCCCAACTCCTCACCCTCATGGACGGCCTGGAGAACAGGGGACAGGTCGTCGTCATCGGCGCGACGAACCGGGTGGACGCGATCGATCCCGCACTCCGCCGGGGCGGACGGTTCGACCGCGAGATCGAGATCGGCGCGCCCGGCGAGGCGGGCCGGCGGGAGGTCCTTGACGTGCACACCCGCTCGATGCCGCTGGCCGAGGACGTCGATCTCGATCGGCTGGCCGCCCGCACACACGGGTTCGTCGGCGCGGATCTCGAATCGCTCGCCGTCGAGGCGGCGATGGCGGCACTCAGACATCGC belongs to Halococcus qingdaonensis and includes:
- a CDS encoding helix-turn-helix domain-containing protein, translated to MIDECLVVEFRVRDDDCPLADATRAAGIEIDAQPPQLRADGNALLSFTAPESPEFATALDGDERIRYLHLARVDGRQNGRCLSKQPCVVHDLVSAGLIVESLRYREGSATVTGAVVGHDVLRGVLNTAGETVGVALERAYPLQADDEGAIATRWNVTPRQEEALRAAVERGYFTVPRGATAAEVADDIGISKSAFIERLHRGQHALFSQLFA
- the paaA gene encoding 1,2-phenylacetyl-CoA epoxidase subunit PaaA → MDLDTVKERAGPRQFSPDDDMPRKYREAATRMIQFHANSEIMGAYLERPFIREAPSLDRKLAYSAKTQDELGHGQLLYRAAESLGIKTREQMLDELANGEGKFLNCFHYPMESWVETPMIAFFVDGAAMRRQATLKRTSWEPYAHAMDKVVFEEGFHIKHGESILKELATGSKREQEMVQDAFETWWPRIIQFFGPTDDDSTHHDFSAEVGLKQMTNDELRQSFLNQYLPKAEKYGLEIPDTPTIEQDENGNYRVAEDELDWEEFFQIAKNEYDPGRGQINSRKRAHDAVEWVRETLDEYETTTSGHAPQAAD
- the paaB gene encoding 1,2-phenylacetyl-CoA epoxidase subunit PaaB → MIWEVFRQEGAGKYHTHCGNVHAPDREMALMFAQIQHGRRKPTHSIWVTPQQEIGEVNEDGATFGGTTDKGYRWATQYNITAAAEEVADSESEQADAEKERGRR
- the paaC gene encoding 1,2-phenylacetyl-CoA epoxidase subunit PaaC, with product MATTESLSGPNDLDERERAAVESLLYRLADDEFVLADRYTDWQVRAPTVESDIAIANIAQDELGHARLWYDLLEDFGHSEPDLIWERDPDSFRHSTLCELPFAEGDWADAIVRSYLYDEAEILRLRALEDSSYPRIRDRVGKVMGEEDYHREHAENWLRRLVGGDEGRERVQDAADELFPYALTLFEETEDDEAIDDLGIRTRSLADMRDEWVETVTGTLTEVGIDARAPATDEDGRVVSDELPDHVGRDGDHTDHWTTHYDEITNTYRELGRDHAARLMEDPDDE
- the paaD gene encoding 1,2-phenylacetyl-CoA epoxidase subunit PaaD, encoding MSSESGIDPEFDPDAKYCAYTDYESGETVEALPATGKGSTGIERAVWDALYEIDDPEMPISIVDLGLIYGVTVDEGHARVDMTLTYTGCPARDMLQETVRKRIAAVEGVDDAELRLVWSPEWTVEMVTEQGKNDLREFGLSI
- the paaE gene encoding 1,2-phenylacetyl-CoA epoxidase subunit PaaE, producing the protein MNRTTDPSVETTGKDERAECPYCESTNTEREHPKGPSLCRSMHYCHDCNQPFEKFE
- a CDS encoding aldehyde dehydrogenase family protein, with protein sequence MSSETQQIDDSRDEIKDRHREARDELLADSYDHYIGGEWVESASGETFETRDPTTGELLAEAQAGNSEDVDRAVEAAWEAYETEWADTDGTKRQRLLTEIADRIEENRSEIARIETLDNGKPIREARADVALVADQFRYFAGAARTHGGETVPSGSGKSIQTLREPYGVIGAVVPWNFPLLIASWKLAPALAAGNCVVLKPAEQTPLSILRVMEEIDDVLPDGVVNVVTGYGEEAGAPLTGHSDVRKVSFTGSTAVGKEVMKAAAENVADVTLELGGKSPVVVFPDADVQQAVRVMMIAMFYNTGECCTAGTRLFVHEEIYEEFMDAFVESAEGLRMGDPLSKDTRLGPKVSEEQVERTLSYIEQAREDGARIVTGGKQPEDDALADGCFVVPTVIDEIDHDSEPVQEEIFGPVEEVFAWSDYDEMIEQANDVDYGLAAGLITNDLSKANRAARDIEAGNIWVNQYNDFPAGQPFGGFKQSGIGREQAEETLDHYSQTKTINMNL
- a CDS encoding Zn-ribbon domain-containing OB-fold protein is translated as MSLTHDGWTAALEDGDLLGVRCGDCGATYGTPFAVCNDCGGRDLETTELPEEGEVYSETTVQVPPTGFEGPYQVGTVQLDGARVTARIEGDVEIGDRVVFDGAIDESGEIAPVFRAE